Proteins encoded within one genomic window of Chlorobaculum sp. MV4-Y:
- a CDS encoding SDR family NAD(P)-dependent oxidoreductase — MSFYTLITGASTGIGRRLAEEFARMGDNLVLVARSQDKLDTLAAELRRSCDIEAQVCCQDLAEAGAASKVFGFCEERGLAIDKLVNCAGFSIAGNFERMDEEAFVQMASVNMVAVAALIRRFLPAMRARRRGAVVNIASLAGFQGVPGMACYSASKAFVVNLTEALSIELQGTGVRIFAVCPGFLDNDLFYSRAGHDRSRIVTPVSSPEVVVKAVRTGLAGKQMLIMPTVLDRLMIFSQRFAPRKIVVLLADIFAGARERGGE; from the coding sequence ATGAGCTTTTATACGCTGATTACGGGCGCGTCCACCGGTATAGGCAGGCGACTTGCCGAAGAGTTTGCCCGAATGGGTGACAACCTCGTGCTGGTTGCCCGCTCGCAGGATAAGCTCGACACGCTGGCTGCGGAGTTGCGTCGCTCATGCGATATTGAGGCGCAGGTCTGCTGCCAGGATCTTGCTGAGGCTGGCGCGGCGTCGAAGGTTTTCGGATTCTGCGAGGAGAGAGGGCTTGCCATCGACAAGCTGGTCAACTGCGCCGGGTTTTCCATAGCGGGCAACTTTGAGCGGATGGACGAAGAGGCGTTCGTGCAGATGGCCTCGGTCAATATGGTCGCCGTGGCCGCGCTGATCCGCCGGTTTCTTCCGGCGATGCGCGCCCGCCGCCGGGGCGCGGTGGTCAACATCGCCTCGCTGGCAGGATTCCAGGGCGTGCCGGGCATGGCTTGTTACTCCGCCAGCAAGGCGTTTGTGGTCAATCTGACCGAAGCGCTCTCTATCGAGCTTCAGGGCACTGGCGTCCGAATCTTCGCTGTCTGTCCCGGCTTCCTCGACAACGATCTCTTTTACAGCCGTGCCGGCCACGACCGGAGCCGCATCGTCACGCCGGTTTCCAGTCCGGAGGTGGTCGTGAAGGCTGTCCGCACAGGGCTTGCCGGTAAACAGATGCTGATTATGCCGACTGTTCTGGATCGTCTCATGATTTTTTCCCAGCGTTTCGCACCACGGAAAATCGTGGTGTTGCTGGCCGATATCTTCGCCGGAGCCAGGGAGAGGGGGGGAGAGTAA
- the rplJ gene encoding 50S ribosomal protein L10: protein MKRDTKEQIAQEIAEKFQKSQGFYFTEFQGLDVQKMGQLRLEFRKAGIEYRVVKNTLIKKALKDAADADKLAAGLKNTTAVAFAYDDPIAPAKIIKKFSKDNDALKFKMASIDGAVFGPDSLPQLSEMLSKTENIGRLAGLVNNMVASVPMVMNAVMRNLVSVIDQVGKLEK from the coding sequence ATGAAGCGTGATACAAAAGAGCAGATCGCTCAGGAAATAGCAGAGAAGTTCCAGAAGTCGCAGGGCTTCTACTTTACCGAGTTCCAGGGACTCGATGTCCAGAAGATGGGCCAGCTTCGCCTCGAATTTCGCAAGGCTGGTATCGAGTACAGGGTTGTCAAGAACACCCTGATCAAAAAGGCGCTCAAGGATGCCGCCGATGCTGACAAGCTGGCAGCCGGTCTGAAGAACACCACTGCAGTGGCGTTTGCTTACGATGATCCGATTGCTCCGGCAAAGATCATCAAGAAGTTCAGCAAAGATAACGACGCGCTGAAGTTCAAGATGGCCTCGATCGATGGCGCGGTGTTCGGCCCCGATTCGCTGCCGCAGCTCTCCGAGATGCTCAGCAAGACCGAGAATATCGGTCGCCTTGCCGGCCTCGTGAACAACATGGTTGCTTCTGTGCCGATGGTCATGAATGCGGTGATGAGAAACCTCGTTTCCGTGATCGATCAGGTCGGAAAGCTCGAGAAATAA
- the rplA gene encoding 50S ribosomal protein L1, whose amino-acid sequence MAGKNYRNASAKVSRAQEYELAEAIEKVKEITTTKFDATVDVAMKLGVDPRHADQVVRGTVMLPHGTGKTVSVLVVCKENKAEEAREAGADFVGFEDYIEKIQNGWTDVDVVVATPDVMGQLGKVARILGPRGLMPNPKSGTVTMDVAKAVKEVKAGKIEFRVDKAGNIHAPVGKVSFDSANLAANITSFIKEVVRLKPSAAKGQYLQGITISSTMSPGVKVKKDKFVA is encoded by the coding sequence ATGGCAGGAAAGAATTACAGAAACGCAAGTGCGAAGGTGAGCCGCGCTCAGGAGTATGAGCTCGCGGAAGCCATCGAGAAGGTCAAGGAGATCACCACCACCAAATTCGACGCTACGGTCGATGTCGCCATGAAGCTCGGGGTCGATCCCCGTCATGCCGATCAGGTCGTTCGCGGTACGGTGATGCTTCCACACGGTACGGGTAAAACCGTCTCCGTCCTGGTTGTCTGCAAAGAGAACAAGGCTGAAGAGGCTCGTGAGGCTGGTGCCGATTTCGTCGGATTCGAAGACTATATCGAGAAAATCCAGAACGGCTGGACCGATGTCGATGTGGTCGTTGCGACTCCCGATGTCATGGGTCAGCTCGGCAAGGTTGCCCGAATCCTCGGCCCACGCGGCCTGATGCCGAATCCGAAATCGGGTACGGTCACGATGGATGTCGCCAAAGCCGTCAAAGAGGTCAAGGCCGGTAAAATCGAGTTCAGGGTTGACAAAGCGGGCAACATCCACGCCCCGGTCGGCAAAGTCTCTTTCGACAGCGCAAACCTTGCCGCTAACATCACCAGCTTCATCAAAGAGGTTGTTCGCCTGAAGCCATCGGCTGCAAAAGGCCAGTACCTCCAGGGGATCACCATTTCGAGCACTATGTCCCCCGGTGTGAAGGTGAAGAAAGATAAATTTGTTGCCTAA
- the ispG gene encoding (E)-4-hydroxy-3-methylbut-2-enyl-diphosphate synthase, which yields MSEERLVSGNVIDYPTPVYSYRRRVTREVPFGTISLGGYLPIRVESMTTAHTMDTAASVEQCRRLYEAGCEIIRLTVPTEKDAENLKNIREQLRRDGIDTPLVADIHFSAKAAMKAVEFVENIRVNPGNYATGAKFSSEEYTDEEYRAELDKVREEFTPLVRKAKALGVSMRIGTNHGSLSDRIVSRYGNSPEGMVEAALEFSRICEDEGYYDQLFSMKSSNVRVMIQAYRLLVARADAELRYAYPLHLGVTEAGDGDEGRIKSAMGIGALLEDGLGDTIRVSLTEDPVNEVPVGFAIVKKYNDMLLVRGDRAHLPVKHVVEHERKNAGHVQLPFEPFSYSRRPSISIDGAGIPVGGDALPGVETAAHAPITDTESLREEILGRLDPDKPADAIRSELVSVGVGSAEDIPLLEGLLDSLGGLREKIVVSTADTSIVPALLPLCGRVRVDIVEGETLGTGLIESLHDRNAAIEFCFIHEKSSENVPAEVLVRLAAKLKARGLQRVMLSIVSDAPLYSTRKLALELKKAGIDYPLAVRYRRLDGERSGVLIQSSIQAGTLFCDGIGDLIALETNMPASEEVSLCFNILQAARIRMSKTEFISCPGCGRTYFELEKITALIKQRVSHLKGLKIGIMGCIVNGPGEMADADFGYVGSGKGRVSLYVGKECVEENMPEAEALERLIELIRQNGKWVDPV from the coding sequence ATGAGCGAAGAGCGCCTTGTTTCGGGCAATGTCATCGATTATCCGACACCGGTGTACAGTTATCGCCGGCGAGTTACCAGGGAAGTGCCCTTCGGGACGATCTCCCTTGGCGGATATTTGCCGATTCGGGTGGAGTCCATGACCACCGCTCACACGATGGATACGGCGGCTTCGGTGGAGCAGTGCCGGCGCTTGTACGAGGCGGGGTGTGAAATCATCAGGTTAACCGTGCCGACCGAGAAGGATGCGGAGAATCTCAAAAACATCCGTGAGCAGCTCCGGCGGGATGGTATCGATACTCCCTTGGTGGCTGATATTCATTTTTCAGCCAAAGCTGCAATGAAGGCGGTGGAGTTCGTCGAGAACATCCGCGTCAATCCGGGCAACTACGCTACCGGCGCGAAGTTTTCGAGCGAGGAGTACACCGATGAGGAGTATCGCGCCGAACTTGACAAGGTGCGCGAGGAGTTCACGCCGCTGGTGCGGAAGGCCAAGGCGCTCGGCGTTTCGATGCGCATTGGCACCAACCACGGCTCGCTCTCCGACCGTATCGTGAGCCGCTACGGCAACTCGCCCGAAGGCATGGTCGAGGCGGCGCTCGAATTCTCCCGAATCTGCGAGGACGAGGGCTATTACGACCAGCTCTTTTCGATGAAGTCCTCGAACGTCCGGGTGATGATCCAGGCCTACCGGCTGCTCGTCGCCCGCGCGGATGCGGAGCTGCGTTACGCCTATCCGCTGCATCTTGGTGTGACCGAGGCGGGCGATGGCGATGAAGGGCGCATCAAGTCGGCGATGGGCATCGGCGCGCTGCTCGAAGATGGCCTCGGCGACACTATTCGCGTGTCGCTGACCGAGGATCCAGTCAACGAAGTGCCGGTCGGTTTCGCTATCGTCAAGAAATACAACGATATGCTGCTGGTGCGGGGTGACCGGGCGCATCTTCCGGTCAAGCACGTGGTCGAGCACGAACGCAAGAACGCCGGGCATGTGCAACTGCCGTTCGAGCCATTCAGCTACTCGCGGCGCCCTTCCATCAGCATCGATGGTGCGGGCATACCGGTCGGAGGCGATGCCTTGCCCGGGGTTGAAACTGCCGCCCATGCGCCAATTACCGATACGGAATCGCTCCGCGAAGAGATTCTCGGGAGGCTCGATCCGGACAAGCCAGCGGACGCGATCCGCTCGGAGCTGGTGAGCGTTGGGGTCGGCAGCGCCGAGGATATTCCCCTGCTTGAGGGGCTGCTCGATTCGCTTGGTGGTTTGCGCGAAAAGATCGTCGTTTCGACTGCCGATACCTCGATTGTCCCGGCGCTGTTGCCGCTCTGCGGACGGGTGCGGGTCGATATTGTCGAGGGTGAAACGCTTGGCACCGGCTTGATTGAATCGCTCCACGATCGGAACGCCGCTATCGAGTTCTGCTTTATCCACGAAAAATCTTCGGAGAATGTGCCTGCCGAGGTGCTGGTGCGTCTCGCTGCCAAGCTGAAAGCGAGAGGTTTGCAGCGGGTCATGCTCTCTATCGTTTCCGATGCGCCGCTCTATTCTACCAGAAAGCTCGCGCTCGAGCTGAAAAAAGCCGGGATCGACTATCCGCTCGCCGTGCGTTACCGTCGGCTCGACGGGGAGCGTTCCGGCGTGCTGATCCAGAGTTCCATCCAGGCGGGCACGTTGTTCTGCGACGGCATCGGCGACCTCATTGCGCTTGAGACAAATATGCCGGCCAGCGAAGAGGTGAGTCTCTGCTTCAACATCCTTCAGGCGGCCAGAATCAGGATGTCCAAAACCGAGTTCATCTCTTGCCCCGGATGCGGCCGAACCTACTTCGAGCTTGAAAAGATCACGGCGCTCATCAAGCAGCGGGTCTCTCACCTCAAAGGCTTGAAGATCGGCATCATGGGCTGCATCGTCAACGGCCCCGGCGAAATGGCCGACGCCGATTTCGGCTACGTCGGCTCCGGCAAGGGGCGCGTCAGCCTCTACGTCGGCAAAGAGTGTGTCGAGGAGAACATGCCGGAGGCAGAGGCGCTTGAGCGGCTGATTGAGCTGATCCGGCAGAACGGCAAGTGGGTCGATCCTGTATGA
- the secE gene encoding preprotein translocase subunit SecE: MKKYIEKADKYYRDVVGEMRKVSWPTREEVTDMTVVVLTVSGILALFTFAVDWVISTVMGKLL; the protein is encoded by the coding sequence ATGAAGAAATATATCGAGAAGGCTGATAAGTACTATCGTGATGTTGTCGGCGAGATGCGCAAGGTGTCGTGGCCGACAAGGGAAGAGGTGACGGATATGACGGTTGTTGTGTTGACGGTTTCAGGCATTCTTGCTTTGTTTACCTTTGCAGTGGATTGGGTCATCAGTACGGTGATGGGAAAATTATTGTAA
- the nusG gene encoding transcription termination/antitermination protein NusG yields the protein MSAKKQVVKEQHPPQLHWYALRIYSGHERKVKESIEMEVERCGLSESIKQVYIPYERFVEVKNGKKRSLTKNAFPGYVLIEAVLDKQTRNLIMDIPSVMGFLGVDDNPTPLRPDEVEKILVPDGAVEHRAVVEAPFKVGDSVKVIDGPFSSLTGIVHDVCTERMKVKVMINFFGRSTPTELDFSQVKPVSQ from the coding sequence ATGAGCGCCAAAAAACAGGTGGTGAAAGAACAGCATCCCCCGCAACTTCATTGGTACGCTCTCAGGATCTATTCTGGCCATGAGCGCAAGGTCAAAGAGAGTATCGAGATGGAGGTCGAGCGATGCGGTCTTTCCGAAAGCATCAAGCAGGTTTACATCCCCTACGAACGTTTCGTCGAGGTTAAAAACGGCAAAAAGCGCAGTCTGACCAAGAACGCGTTTCCCGGCTACGTGCTGATCGAAGCCGTGCTCGACAAGCAGACCCGAAACCTGATCATGGATATTCCATCGGTCATGGGCTTTCTTGGCGTCGATGATAATCCCACTCCTTTGCGTCCCGATGAGGTAGAGAAGATTCTCGTCCCCGATGGAGCGGTAGAGCACCGTGCGGTGGTTGAGGCTCCTTTCAAGGTTGGCGATTCGGTCAAGGTGATCGACGGGCCATTTAGTTCGCTGACCGGGATTGTGCACGATGTCTGCACCGAGCGGATGAAGGTCAAGGTCATGATCAACTTCTTCGGCAGGAGCACCCCGACCGAACTCGATTTCTCCCAGGTCAAGCCGGTTTCGCAGTAA
- the rplL gene encoding 50S ribosomal protein L7/L12, with protein MSSIETLVEEIGKLTLTEASELVKALEEKFGVSAAPAVMAGAVMAAPAGEAAAAEEKTEFDVVLKSAGANKINVIKVVRAITGLGLKEAKDMVDGAPKTVKEAVSKDEAEKIAKELKEAGAEVELQ; from the coding sequence ATGTCATCTATCGAAACCCTTGTAGAAGAGATTGGTAAACTTACCCTTACCGAAGCTTCAGAGTTGGTGAAAGCACTTGAGGAGAAGTTTGGCGTGAGCGCTGCTCCTGCCGTTATGGCTGGCGCCGTTATGGCCGCTCCTGCCGGTGAAGCTGCCGCTGCAGAAGAGAAGACCGAATTCGACGTCGTGCTCAAGTCTGCCGGTGCCAACAAGATCAACGTCATCAAGGTTGTCCGTGCCATCACCGGTCTGGGCCTGAAAGAGGCCAAGGACATGGTTGACGGTGCTCCGAAGACCGTCAAAGAGGCTGTCTCCAAGGACGAGGCCGAGAAGATCGCCAAAGAACTGAAAGAGGCTGGCGCTGAAGTTGAGCTGCAGTGA
- a CDS encoding septum formation initiator family protein, producing MTKYLTELWDLIRLNPKKSVIRLLLALAAIGFVFGDYGLATRISMELENRKLEKLQAEEQEKIVELRSTIKNAYQPDSVEKVARERFNFHKKARPFLL from the coding sequence ATGACAAAATACCTGACGGAACTCTGGGACCTTATCCGGCTGAATCCGAAAAAGTCCGTGATTCGGCTCCTCCTCGCGCTTGCGGCCATCGGGTTCGTCTTCGGAGACTACGGCCTTGCGACCCGCATCAGTATGGAGCTGGAGAACCGGAAGCTCGAAAAGCTTCAGGCCGAAGAGCAGGAAAAGATCGTTGAACTTCGCAGCACGATCAAAAATGCCTACCAGCCTGACAGTGTCGAAAAGGTCGCACGGGAGCGTTTCAACTTCCACAAAAAGGCGAGACCGTTTTTATTATAA
- the rpoB gene encoding DNA-directed RNA polymerase subunit beta: protein MADATPTPCIDFSKIQSIVTPPDLLKVQLDSFHNFIQDSVPLEKRKDQGLEKVLRSAFPITDTRGLYLLEYISYSFDKPKYTVEECIERGLTYDVSLKIKLKLSYKDEADEPDWKETIQQEVYLGRIPYMTERGTFIVNGAERVVVAQLHRSPGVVFSEAVHPNGKKMYSAKIVPTRGSWIEFQTDINNQIFVYIDQKKNFLVTALLRAIGFAKDEDILGLFDLVEEVEVSSKSSKREQLLGQYLASDIIDMTTGEVVPARAAITEEIMDQIVAAGYKTVKVMKTTSPEKGVDKSVIINTILNDSSATEEEALEIVYEELRSNEAPDIDAARSFLERTFFNQKKYDLGDVGRYRIQKKLQTELSDFTNYLAGKPELKELSDAIYARILQTISTYSEEPIGDDILVLTHYDIIAVINYLIKLVNGMAEVDDVDHLANRRVRSVGEQLAAQFVIGLARMGKNVREKLNSRDTDKIAPADLINARTVSSVVSSFFATSQLSQFMDQTNPLAEITNKRRVSALGPGGLTRERAGFEVRDVHYTHYGRLCPIETPEGPNIGLISSLSVYAEINDKGFIQTPYRVVDKGLVTDKVLMLSAEDEENKITVPVSIELDENNRIAAESVQARTKGDYPLVLAEEINYMDVSPVQIVSAAAALIPFLEHDDGNRALMGANMQRQAVPLLVPDAPVVGTGMEAKVARDSRAVIVAEGPGVVQCVTADRIEVRYDLDPENNTVSLLDPNEGVKVYTLIKFKRSNQDTCISQRPLVRNGQRVNTGDVLADSSSTDNGELALGKNVLVAFMPWRGYNFEDAIVLSERLVYDDVFTSIHVHEFESNVRDTKRGEEQFTRDIYNVSEDALRNLDENGIVRIGAEVKERDILVGKITPKGESDPTPEEKLLRAIFGDKSSDVKDASMHVPAGMKGIIIKTKLFSRKKKIGMDVKEKLEAIDKQFDLKEADLRKRFAKWMKQHLDGKKSAAITSDKGKVLVPEGTVIGDELLAKFNGLPFLESIDLSKGIVSGAKTNENVVRLIREYRLKLKDLSDERENEKYKINVGDELPPGIEELAKVYIAQKRKIQVGDKMAGRHGNKGVVGKILPIEDMPFMADGTPVDIVLNPLGVPSRMNIGQLYETSLGWAGKKLGVKFKTPIFNGATYTEVQEYLEKAGLPRHGKVKLFDGRTGEQFHDEVTVGYIYMLKLSHLVDDKIHARSIGPYSLITQQPLGGKAQFGGQRFGEMEVWALEAYGAANILREMLTVKSDDVIGRNKTYEAIVKGQNLPEPGTPESFNVLVRELQGLGLEIRIDDRVP, encoded by the coding sequence GTGGCTGATGCAACACCAACACCCTGTATTGACTTTTCTAAGATCCAGAGTATCGTAACCCCCCCCGATCTTCTCAAGGTACAGCTCGATTCGTTTCATAATTTCATCCAGGACAGCGTTCCCCTTGAAAAACGCAAGGATCAGGGCCTTGAAAAAGTGCTCAGGAGCGCCTTTCCCATTACCGATACCAGGGGGCTCTATCTCCTGGAATATATTTCCTACAGCTTCGACAAGCCCAAGTACACCGTTGAGGAGTGCATCGAGCGCGGTCTGACCTATGATGTGTCGCTCAAGATCAAGCTCAAACTCTCCTACAAGGACGAGGCTGATGAGCCGGACTGGAAGGAGACCATCCAGCAGGAGGTCTATCTCGGCAGGATTCCCTACATGACCGAAAGGGGTACCTTTATCGTCAACGGCGCCGAGCGCGTCGTGGTGGCGCAGCTTCACCGTTCGCCGGGCGTGGTGTTCAGCGAGGCGGTGCATCCCAACGGCAAGAAGATGTACTCGGCCAAGATTGTGCCGACCCGCGGTTCCTGGATCGAGTTCCAGACTGACATCAACAACCAGATTTTTGTCTATATCGACCAGAAGAAAAACTTCCTGGTCACGGCGCTGCTCAGGGCGATCGGTTTTGCCAAGGATGAGGATATTCTCGGACTGTTCGATCTGGTCGAGGAGGTCGAGGTTTCGTCCAAGAGCTCGAAGCGCGAACAGCTTCTGGGCCAGTATCTGGCTTCCGATATCATTGACATGACGACCGGCGAGGTGGTTCCTGCAAGGGCAGCCATCACCGAGGAGATCATGGACCAGATCGTTGCGGCTGGCTACAAAACAGTCAAGGTGATGAAGACCACCTCTCCCGAGAAGGGTGTGGACAAGTCGGTCATTATCAACACGATTCTCAATGACAGCTCCGCCACCGAGGAAGAGGCGCTTGAGATCGTCTACGAAGAGCTTCGTTCCAACGAAGCGCCGGACATCGATGCTGCCAGAAGCTTCCTCGAACGCACCTTCTTCAACCAGAAGAAGTACGATCTCGGCGATGTCGGACGCTACCGCATCCAGAAGAAACTCCAGACCGAGCTTTCCGATTTCACGAACTATCTCGCTGGAAAGCCAGAGCTGAAGGAGCTTTCTGATGCCATTTACGCACGCATTCTCCAGACGATCAGCACCTACTCCGAGGAGCCGATCGGCGACGATATTCTCGTGCTGACCCACTACGATATCATTGCGGTTATCAACTATCTCATCAAGTTGGTCAACGGTATGGCCGAGGTCGATGACGTCGATCACCTGGCCAATCGCCGCGTGCGCTCGGTGGGCGAGCAGCTTGCCGCGCAGTTCGTGATTGGTCTGGCGAGGATGGGCAAGAATGTCCGCGAAAAGCTCAACTCGCGCGACACCGACAAGATTGCTCCGGCTGATCTGATCAACGCCCGTACCGTATCCAGTGTGGTGTCGAGCTTCTTCGCCACCAGCCAGCTCTCGCAGTTTATGGACCAGACCAACCCTCTGGCCGAAATAACCAACAAGCGTCGCGTCTCGGCACTTGGTCCAGGGGGTTTGACCCGCGAGCGTGCAGGCTTCGAGGTACGTGACGTTCACTACACCCATTATGGCCGTCTCTGCCCGATCGAGACCCCTGAAGGTCCGAACATCGGTCTGATCTCGTCGTTGTCGGTCTATGCCGAAATCAACGACAAGGGCTTTATCCAGACCCCGTACCGCGTGGTCGATAAAGGTCTGGTGACCGACAAGGTGCTGATGCTTTCCGCCGAGGATGAGGAGAACAAGATCACCGTGCCGGTCAGCATTGAACTCGACGAAAACAACCGGATCGCCGCCGAATCGGTGCAGGCCAGAACCAAAGGTGACTACCCGCTGGTGCTTGCCGAGGAGATCAACTACATGGACGTCTCTCCGGTCCAGATTGTCAGCGCGGCAGCTGCGCTCATTCCGTTCCTTGAGCATGATGACGGTAACCGGGCGCTCATGGGCGCGAACATGCAGCGCCAGGCAGTGCCGCTGCTTGTGCCCGACGCCCCGGTCGTTGGCACTGGCATGGAGGCCAAGGTGGCCCGTGATTCTCGCGCGGTGATCGTAGCCGAAGGCCCCGGCGTGGTGCAGTGCGTCACGGCGGATCGCATCGAAGTGCGCTACGACCTCGATCCGGAAAACAATACAGTCTCCCTTCTTGATCCCAACGAGGGCGTCAAGGTTTACACGCTCATCAAGTTCAAGCGCTCCAACCAGGACACCTGCATTTCGCAGCGTCCGCTGGTACGTAACGGTCAGAGGGTCAATACCGGCGATGTGCTGGCCGACAGCTCCTCGACCGACAATGGCGAGCTGGCGCTTGGCAAGAACGTGCTGGTGGCCTTCATGCCCTGGCGCGGCTATAACTTCGAGGATGCCATTGTGCTCAGCGAAAGGCTGGTTTATGACGACGTCTTCACCTCGATCCACGTGCACGAGTTCGAATCGAACGTGCGTGATACCAAGCGTGGCGAGGAGCAGTTCACCCGCGATATCTACAACGTCAGCGAGGATGCCCTGCGCAACCTCGACGAGAACGGCATCGTGCGAATCGGCGCCGAGGTCAAGGAGCGCGACATTCTGGTCGGCAAGATCACCCCGAAAGGCGAGAGCGACCCGACACCGGAAGAGAAACTGCTGCGTGCCATCTTCGGTGACAAATCGAGCGACGTGAAAGACGCCTCGATGCACGTGCCGGCTGGTATGAAGGGCATTATCATCAAGACCAAGCTCTTCAGCCGCAAGAAGAAGATCGGCATGGACGTCAAAGAGAAGCTCGAGGCCATCGACAAACAGTTCGATCTGAAAGAGGCCGATTTGCGCAAGCGCTTTGCCAAATGGATGAAGCAGCATCTCGACGGCAAGAAGAGCGCGGCGATTACCAGCGATAAAGGCAAAGTGCTCGTGCCGGAAGGCACGGTCATTGGCGACGAGCTGCTGGCCAAATTCAACGGCCTGCCGTTCCTCGAATCGATCGATCTCTCGAAAGGCATTGTGAGCGGAGCGAAGACCAATGAAAACGTTGTCCGCCTGATTCGCGAATATCGCCTCAAGCTGAAAGATTTGTCCGATGAGCGCGAGAACGAGAAGTACAAAATCAACGTCGGCGACGAATTGCCGCCCGGCATCGAGGAGCTGGCCAAGGTCTATATTGCCCAGAAGAGGAAAATCCAGGTGGGTGACAAAATGGCCGGCCGTCACGGTAACAAGGGTGTGGTCGGCAAGATTCTGCCGATCGAGGATATGCCCTTCATGGCTGATGGAACTCCGGTCGATATCGTGCTTAACCCGCTCGGTGTGCCGAGCCGTATGAACATCGGCCAGCTCTATGAAACCTCGCTTGGCTGGGCTGGCAAGAAGCTCGGTGTCAAGTTCAAGACCCCGATCTTCAACGGTGCGACCTACACCGAGGTGCAGGAGTACCTTGAAAAGGCCGGTCTGCCTAGGCACGGCAAGGTCAAGTTGTTCGACGGACGTACCGGCGAGCAGTTCCATGATGAGGTCACGGTTGGCTACATCTACATGCTCAAACTGAGCCACCTGGTCGATGACAAGATTCACGCCAGGTCCATCGGCCCATACTCGCTCATCACCCAGCAGCCGCTCGGCGGTAAAGCGCAGTTCGGCGGCCAGAGGTTTGGTGAAATGGAGGTGTGGGCGCTCGAAGCCTACGGCGCGGCCAACATTCTGCGCGAGATGCTCACGGTCAAATCCGATGACGTTATCGGCAGAAACAAAACCTATGAAGCGATTGTCAAGGGACAGAATCTTCCGGAACCCGGAACGCCTGAATCGTTCAACGTTCTTGTCAGGGAGCTGCAAGGTCTTGGCCTCGAGATCAGGATCGACGACAGAGTGCCCTGA
- the rplK gene encoding 50S ribosomal protein L11, with amino-acid sequence MAKKITGFIKLQIPAGGANPAPPVGPALGQKGVNIMEFCKQFNAKTQSEAGMIIPVVITVYSDKSFTFVTKTPPAAVLLLKEAKLQKGSGEPNRNKVGTVTMDQVRKIAELKKPDLNSVDLEGATRMVMGTARSMGIVVEG; translated from the coding sequence ATGGCAAAAAAGATAACAGGGTTCATCAAGTTGCAAATTCCTGCAGGAGGTGCGAATCCTGCTCCCCCCGTCGGTCCGGCGCTCGGTCAGAAGGGTGTGAATATCATGGAGTTCTGCAAGCAGTTCAACGCCAAGACGCAGTCTGAGGCTGGCATGATCATCCCCGTGGTGATCACGGTCTACTCCGACAAGTCCTTCACCTTCGTCACCAAGACTCCGCCTGCCGCCGTGCTTCTGCTCAAGGAAGCCAAGCTGCAGAAGGGTTCCGGCGAGCCGAACCGCAACAAGGTTGGTACGGTCACGATGGATCAGGTGCGCAAGATCGCTGAGCTGAAAAAGCCCGATCTGAACTCCGTTGATCTCGAAGGTGCGACCCGGATGGTTATGGGCACGGCCCGCAGCATGGGTATCGTCGTCGAGGGCTGA